A portion of the Punica granatum isolate Tunisia-2019 chromosome 7, ASM765513v2, whole genome shotgun sequence genome contains these proteins:
- the LOC116214752 gene encoding methyltransferase-like protein 25 isoform X2, translating into MEINRHCTAQSHSDCALLSSLHLQSSDSEQEARHPFPAHMAECGCEYSCQTAVQTLDWIQAIVRFIEPYIFLMEAHVVNFFKDRLWEAVDKEWMDCLREESVQNLLLIPSGVVQGHWPASLKKFVHTLRCLSFPRDQADLQTMFPGLHADSLSSVLIQGMSMKKKHEVEVLSAIVSFIAKRVGAHTIIDVGAGQGYLAQVLSFQYQHSVVAIDASSHHGRVTDARAERIKKHYAAQMRRSGSANMSLNIPKTITCEVSSIDMLKGLSMIPIHKDANEKLVRHEIDGRKPDSVSDASNDALLVLAGLHSCGDLSVTMLRTFIELDDVKAVVSIGCCYNLLSEVGSEDDSCQRGFPVSSGIKSAGISLGKCSRDLACQSAERWRSLKEDSGLHNFELHAFRAAFQMVLLSHYPEVMVTSPSIGRQGKAMRRQQQRRILESSLNQESSCRVGSDFDSNGSCNNRSTICERAPSGTNYSNFEEFSLSGLQRLGLQPLQDMDLHWIWKEHEPFMEFIGPYWSLRAAIGGVLETLILLDRLLFLQEQGIPLKAFMLPIFDPSLSPRNVAIVAMKI; encoded by the exons ATGGAGATAAATAGACACTGCACTGCTCAAAGTCATTCTGATTGCGCCCTTCTTTCCTCCCTCCACCTCCAGTCCTCCGACTCCGAGCAAGAAGCGAGGCATCCGTTTCCGGCGCACATGGCTGAGTGTGGCTGCGAGTACTCCTGCCAGACTGCAGTTCAGACCTTAGACTGGATCCAGGCCATCGTCCGCTTCATCGAACCTTACATTTTCCTCATGGAAGCTCACGTCGTCAATTTCTTTAAG GATAGGCTGTGGGAAGCTGTTGATAAGGAATGGATGGACTGTTTGCGCGAGGAGTCCGTGCAGAACCTTCTACTGATTCCCTCCGGAGTGGTCCAG GGTCACTGGCCTGCTTCACTTAAGAAGTTCGTTCACACGCTGAGGTGTCTTTCATTTCCTAGAGATCAGGCGGACTTGCAAACg ATGTTCCCGGGTCTGCACGCGGACTCACTCAGCAGTGTACTCATCCAAGGCATGAGCATGAAGAAAAAACATGAA GTTGAAGTTCTATCTGCCATCGTAAGTTTCATTGCAAAGAGGGTGGGCGCTCACACGATTATTGATGTGGGTGCTGGTCAG GGTTATCTTGCACAAGTACTTTCCTTCCAGTACCAGCACTCAGTAGTTGCCATTGATGCCTCTTCTCACCATGGAAGGGTTACAGATGCACGGGCGGAACGAATTAAGAAGCATTATGCAGCTCAAATGCGAAGATCTGG ATCAGCAAATATGAGCTTGAACATCCCTAAGACGATTACATGCGAAGTTTCCTCTATCGACATGTTGAAAGGCCTTAGTATGATTCCTATTCATAAGGATGCAAATGAAAAGCTTGTCAGGCATGAAATAGATGGGAGAAAACCAGATTCCGTGTCTGATGCATCCAATGATGCCTTACTTGTTCTGGCTGGTCTTCATTCATGTGGAGATCTATCAGTAACAATGCTCAG GACCTTTATTGAGTTAGATGATGTCAAAGCAGTTGTTAGCATAGGCTGTTGTTACAACTTATTATCAGAAGTTGGATCGGAGGATGATAGctgtcaaagaggttttcccGTGAGCTCTGGCATTAAATCTGCTGGCATATCACTTGGAAAATGTTCACGAGATCTAGCTTGCCAG AGTGCAGAGAGGTGGAGAAGTCTGAAAGAGGATTCTGGTCTTCACAATTTTGAGTTGCATGCTTTCCGAGCTGCTTTCCAGAtg GTTCTTTTGAGCCACTACCCAGAAGTTATGGTAACAAGTCCATCAATTGGCCGACAAGGGAAGGCCATGCGGCGCCAACAGCAGAGGAGGATTCTAGAGTCTTCATTGAATCAGGAATCAA GCTGCAGAGTTGGCTCAGATTTTGATAGCAATGGAAGTTGTAATAATAGAAGCACTATATGTGAAAGAGCTCCCAGTGGAACCAACTACAGTAATTTTGAGGAATTTAGTTTGTCTGGATTGCAACGCCTAGGTCTTCAACCTTTGCAAGATATGGATCTCCATTGGATATGGAAAGAACATGAGCCATTCATG GAATTTATTGGGCCTTATTGGTCCCTGAGAGCTGCTATTGGAGGTGTTTTGGAAACTCTAATTCTCCTTGATAGGTTACTGTTCCTCCAGGAGCAAGGAATTCCCCTAAAAGCATTCATGTTACCCATTTTTGATCCGTCTTTATCCCCAAGGAATGTGGCCATTGTAGCCATGAAGATTTAA
- the LOC116214752 gene encoding methyltransferase-like protein 25 isoform X1: protein MHNIGHPTVTVELWGVISGLNLAWSLGCKRIILEVDSLLVRGWITGMVASGPFHSSLVNDIKSLFMKDWESSDSEQEARHPFPAHMAECGCEYSCQTAVQTLDWIQAIVRFIEPYIFLMEAHVVNFFKDRLWEAVDKEWMDCLREESVQNLLLIPSGVVQGHWPASLKKFVHTLRCLSFPRDQADLQTMFPGLHADSLSSVLIQGMSMKKKHEVEVLSAIVSFIAKRVGAHTIIDVGAGQGYLAQVLSFQYQHSVVAIDASSHHGRVTDARAERIKKHYAAQMRRSGSANMSLNIPKTITCEVSSIDMLKGLSMIPIHKDANEKLVRHEIDGRKPDSVSDASNDALLVLAGLHSCGDLSVTMLRTFIELDDVKAVVSIGCCYNLLSEVGSEDDSCQRGFPVSSGIKSAGISLGKCSRDLACQSAERWRSLKEDSGLHNFELHAFRAAFQMVLLSHYPEVMVTSPSIGRQGKAMRRQQQRRILESSLNQESSCRVGSDFDSNGSCNNRSTICERAPSGTNYSNFEEFSLSGLQRLGLQPLQDMDLHWIWKEHEPFMEFIGPYWSLRAAIGGVLETLILLDRLLFLQEQGIPLKAFMLPIFDPSLSPRNVAIVAMKI, encoded by the exons ATGCACAATATCGGTCATCCAACGGTGACAGTTGAACTCTGGGGTGTCATCTCGGGACTTAATCTTGCTTGGTCTCTGGGTTGTAAACGGATTATTCTCGAAGTCGATTCTCTTCTTGTTAGAGGTTGGATTACGGGAATGGTGGCTTCCGGTCCATTTCATAGTTCGTTGGTTAATGATATCAAGAGCTTATTTATGAAGGATTGGGAG TCCTCCGACTCCGAGCAAGAAGCGAGGCATCCGTTTCCGGCGCACATGGCTGAGTGTGGCTGCGAGTACTCCTGCCAGACTGCAGTTCAGACCTTAGACTGGATCCAGGCCATCGTCCGCTTCATCGAACCTTACATTTTCCTCATGGAAGCTCACGTCGTCAATTTCTTTAAG GATAGGCTGTGGGAAGCTGTTGATAAGGAATGGATGGACTGTTTGCGCGAGGAGTCCGTGCAGAACCTTCTACTGATTCCCTCCGGAGTGGTCCAG GGTCACTGGCCTGCTTCACTTAAGAAGTTCGTTCACACGCTGAGGTGTCTTTCATTTCCTAGAGATCAGGCGGACTTGCAAACg ATGTTCCCGGGTCTGCACGCGGACTCACTCAGCAGTGTACTCATCCAAGGCATGAGCATGAAGAAAAAACATGAA GTTGAAGTTCTATCTGCCATCGTAAGTTTCATTGCAAAGAGGGTGGGCGCTCACACGATTATTGATGTGGGTGCTGGTCAG GGTTATCTTGCACAAGTACTTTCCTTCCAGTACCAGCACTCAGTAGTTGCCATTGATGCCTCTTCTCACCATGGAAGGGTTACAGATGCACGGGCGGAACGAATTAAGAAGCATTATGCAGCTCAAATGCGAAGATCTGG ATCAGCAAATATGAGCTTGAACATCCCTAAGACGATTACATGCGAAGTTTCCTCTATCGACATGTTGAAAGGCCTTAGTATGATTCCTATTCATAAGGATGCAAATGAAAAGCTTGTCAGGCATGAAATAGATGGGAGAAAACCAGATTCCGTGTCTGATGCATCCAATGATGCCTTACTTGTTCTGGCTGGTCTTCATTCATGTGGAGATCTATCAGTAACAATGCTCAG GACCTTTATTGAGTTAGATGATGTCAAAGCAGTTGTTAGCATAGGCTGTTGTTACAACTTATTATCAGAAGTTGGATCGGAGGATGATAGctgtcaaagaggttttcccGTGAGCTCTGGCATTAAATCTGCTGGCATATCACTTGGAAAATGTTCACGAGATCTAGCTTGCCAG AGTGCAGAGAGGTGGAGAAGTCTGAAAGAGGATTCTGGTCTTCACAATTTTGAGTTGCATGCTTTCCGAGCTGCTTTCCAGAtg GTTCTTTTGAGCCACTACCCAGAAGTTATGGTAACAAGTCCATCAATTGGCCGACAAGGGAAGGCCATGCGGCGCCAACAGCAGAGGAGGATTCTAGAGTCTTCATTGAATCAGGAATCAA GCTGCAGAGTTGGCTCAGATTTTGATAGCAATGGAAGTTGTAATAATAGAAGCACTATATGTGAAAGAGCTCCCAGTGGAACCAACTACAGTAATTTTGAGGAATTTAGTTTGTCTGGATTGCAACGCCTAGGTCTTCAACCTTTGCAAGATATGGATCTCCATTGGATATGGAAAGAACATGAGCCATTCATG GAATTTATTGGGCCTTATTGGTCCCTGAGAGCTGCTATTGGAGGTGTTTTGGAAACTCTAATTCTCCTTGATAGGTTACTGTTCCTCCAGGAGCAAGGAATTCCCCTAAAAGCATTCATGTTACCCATTTTTGATCCGTCTTTATCCCCAAGGAATGTGGCCATTGTAGCCATGAAGATTTAA